One stretch of Halapricum desulfuricans DNA includes these proteins:
- a CDS encoding RNA-binding protein → MNVKSRHHLRADAIDEIVEAVRETLGVEIDADSFEKVEFEDSDWDVVLVDGEPAVLYLDSETQGESDAAKPAPFLTVRGANEYPPERNVVTVDAGAVSFVSDGADVMRPGIVEADDSIEAGDLVVIAEETHGKVLAIGRARVDSEEMLGDEGKVVDSIHHVGDELYEFVA, encoded by the coding sequence ATGAACGTCAAGTCCCGACACCACCTCCGGGCGGACGCCATCGACGAGATCGTCGAGGCCGTCCGGGAGACGCTGGGGGTCGAAATCGACGCGGACAGCTTCGAGAAGGTCGAGTTCGAGGACAGCGACTGGGACGTCGTCCTCGTGGACGGCGAACCGGCCGTCCTGTATCTGGACAGCGAGACGCAGGGAGAGAGCGATGCCGCAAAACCGGCACCGTTCCTCACGGTCAGGGGGGCAAACGAGTACCCGCCGGAACGGAACGTCGTCACCGTCGACGCCGGCGCGGTCTCGTTCGTCTCGGACGGGGCCGACGTGATGCGCCCCGGGATCGTCGAGGCCGACGACTCCATCGAGGCGGGCGATCTGGTCGTGATCGCCGAGGAGACCCACGGGAAGGTGCTGGCGATCGGGCGCGCCCGGGTCGACAGCGAGGAGATGCTCGGCGACGAGGGCAAGGTCGTCGACTCGATCCATCACGTCGGCGACGAACTGTACGAGTTCGTGGCGTAG
- a CDS encoding threonine synthase: METTAACRGLRCTDCGAIHDLETTRRCPDCGGVLEVAYDRSALDLDREALTGPPFDGLARYADVLPFPRETLVTLGEGTTPLVDAPGWARRLGVERVLIKDEGANPTGSIADRGVALAVTAAKEHGAATVALPSTGDAAQAASAYAARAGLDAEVFVPSRAGFDAKAMTNVHGGELSVVGGRFDDAVTAFEDARSGTSWYSLAAFETPYRQEGAKTTLYEIAERLDWGGPDHVVHPTGSGVGLVGLARAASELDELGWIDAVPAIHAVQPDGCGPIAEAFEDGRTEHEPVEHPDTICGGLEIADPPASRPVLEAVRESGGSALSMPDSSILEAAVEVAQTAGVEVGTAGGAAASGAVELAERGVFDEDETVVLVNPAAGNRESDVLRSHLMSKGI; the protein is encoded by the coding sequence ATGGAGACGACGGCGGCCTGCCGCGGCCTGCGCTGTACGGACTGCGGGGCGATACACGACCTCGAGACCACACGTCGCTGCCCCGACTGTGGCGGCGTCCTCGAGGTCGCCTACGACCGCTCGGCGCTCGATCTCGACCGCGAGGCGTTGACGGGACCGCCCTTCGACGGACTTGCCCGCTACGCCGACGTCTTGCCGTTCCCCCGGGAGACGCTCGTCACGTTGGGAGAGGGAACGACGCCGCTTGTGGACGCGCCCGGCTGGGCACGGCGACTGGGCGTCGAGCGCGTCCTGATCAAAGACGAGGGCGCGAACCCGACGGGATCGATCGCCGACCGCGGTGTGGCACTCGCGGTGACCGCCGCGAAAGAGCACGGCGCGGCGACGGTCGCGCTGCCCTCGACCGGGGACGCCGCACAGGCCGCAAGCGCTTACGCCGCCCGCGCCGGCCTCGACGCCGAGGTGTTCGTCCCGTCGCGAGCGGGCTTCGACGCCAAGGCGATGACCAACGTCCACGGCGGCGAGCTGTCCGTCGTCGGCGGGCGGTTCGACGACGCCGTCACCGCGTTCGAGGACGCCAGATCCGGAACGTCGTGGTACTCGCTCGCGGCGTTCGAGACGCCCTACCGACAGGAAGGCGCGAAGACGACTCTCTACGAGATCGCCGAACGGCTGGACTGGGGCGGCCCCGATCACGTCGTCCATCCGACCGGGAGCGGCGTCGGCCTCGTCGGACTGGCACGGGCCGCCAGCGAGCTCGACGAACTGGGCTGGATCGACGCCGTCCCGGCGATCCACGCCGTCCAGCCGGACGGCTGTGGGCCGATCGCCGAGGCGTTCGAGGACGGTCGAACCGAACACGAACCGGTCGAACACCCCGATACGATCTGCGGGGGGCTCGAAATCGCGGACCCCCCGGCGAGTCGACCCGTGCTCGAGGCCGTCCGCGAGAGCGGCGGCTCGGCCCTCTCGATGCCGGATTCGTCGATCCTGGAGGCGGCCGTCGAGGTCGCCCAGACGGCGGGCGTCGAGGTCGGAACGGCCGGCGGGGCGGCCGCGAGCGGCGCGGTCGAACTGGCCGAGCGAGGCGTCTTCGACGAGGACGAGACGGTCGTGCTCGTCAACCCCGCGGCGGGAAACCGGGAGTCGGACGTGCTCCGGAGCCACCTGATGAGCAAGGGAATCTGA
- a CDS encoding 30S ribosomal protein S27ae has product MAHYELYSDDGTTDREQCPRCGDAFLADHGDRLHCGKCGYTEWQ; this is encoded by the coding sequence ATGGCACACTACGAGCTCTACAGCGACGACGGGACGACCGACCGCGAACAGTGCCCCCGGTGCGGCGACGCGTTCCTGGCCGATCACGGCGATCGGCTTCACTGTGGGAAGTGCGGCTATACGGAATGGCAATGA
- a CDS encoding RNB domain-containing ribonuclease: MTDESAQAEAGTAEGQGPVEIDEELARHLENKREELFEKFDIRDAFPPEVLEEAEQRTTDVQEEIQSEVDERRDLREKTAFTVDPIDAQDFDDALSIDVRDDEIVLWVHIADVTHYVNPETAMWSEAVERGNTVYLPAYTVHMLPPILAETVCSLVPEEDRLAHTVEMHLDPETLSYETIEIYKSVIRSDERLTYTQAENRLDDPDAPLHDELSAVWELADSMHEQRKEDGSLVLNPKRDRAHTIIEECMLKANKAVTHELMWDRGVEAMYRVHPQPAPEEWDEALQEIQELDGVSIPGSAWDDPRKAVNATLEQAPARQLDKIQWAVMKVMPRAKYMNDPFGGHHALNFEIYGHFTSPIRRLSDLINHWIVYTNDVPEDLVALCDRASERQQKAEKCEREYKQFLEEVGLDPAAVNNRGIEVVEE; this comes from the coding sequence ATGACCGACGAGTCCGCCCAGGCCGAGGCCGGGACCGCCGAGGGGCAGGGCCCCGTGGAGATCGACGAGGAACTGGCCCGCCATCTGGAGAACAAGCGCGAGGAGCTGTTCGAGAAGTTCGACATCCGCGACGCGTTCCCGCCGGAGGTCCTTGAGGAGGCCGAACAACGGACGACCGACGTCCAGGAAGAGATCCAGAGCGAAGTCGACGAGCGCCGCGACCTGCGCGAGAAGACCGCCTTCACTGTCGACCCGATCGACGCACAGGACTTCGACGACGCCCTCTCGATCGACGTGCGCGACGACGAGATCGTCCTGTGGGTCCACATCGCCGACGTGACCCATTACGTCAATCCCGAGACGGCGATGTGGAGCGAGGCCGTCGAGCGCGGGAACACGGTCTATCTGCCCGCCTACACGGTCCACATGCTGCCGCCGATCCTCGCCGAGACCGTCTGCTCGCTGGTGCCCGAGGAGGATCGACTCGCCCACACCGTCGAGATGCACCTCGATCCCGAGACCCTCTCCTACGAGACCATCGAGATCTACAAGTCGGTCATCCGGAGCGACGAGCGGCTGACCTACACGCAGGCCGAGAACCGACTCGACGACCCCGACGCGCCGCTGCACGACGAACTCTCGGCGGTGTGGGAGCTGGCCGACAGCATGCACGAACAGCGCAAGGAAGACGGTTCGCTCGTGTTGAACCCCAAGCGCGACCGCGCCCACACCATCATCGAGGAGTGCATGCTCAAGGCCAACAAGGCCGTCACGCACGAACTCATGTGGGACCGCGGCGTCGAGGCGATGTACCGCGTTCACCCCCAGCCCGCGCCAGAGGAGTGGGACGAGGCGCTCCAGGAAATCCAGGAACTGGACGGCGTCTCGATCCCCGGCAGCGCGTGGGACGACCCCCGGAAGGCCGTCAACGCCACCCTCGAACAGGCCCCGGCGCGCCAGCTGGACAAGATCCAGTGGGCCGTGATGAAAGTCATGCCCCGCGCCAAGTACATGAACGACCCCTTCGGCGGCCACCACGCGCTGAACTTCGAGATCTACGGGCACTTCACCTCGCCGATCCGCCGCCTCTCGGATCTGATCAACCACTGGATCGTCTACACCAACGACGTGCCCGAGGATCTGGTCGCGCTGTGTGACCGCGCCTCCGAGCGCCAGCAAAAGGCAGAGAAGTGCGAACGCGAGTACAAGCAGTTCCTCGAGGAAGTCGGGCTCGACCCCGCCGCCGTGAACAACCGCGGGATCGAAGTCGTCGAGGAGTAG
- a CDS encoding PAS domain-containing protein — translation MSQRPSGGGGSSTYHVLYADRDGDFAGFLGDRLEREDRRLEVRTVDTAQEATESLDAVDCVVVGSRLRGIDPIETIERVRERAPDLPVVLFTARGSESLASDAISAGVSDYVVREPGVEQYRILATRLVNLAEGYRAERRATAATERLAAVYERIDDAFYAVDDEWRVTYWNERMADRTGVSAADIVGDVVWDVFPEMVDSEAYERYHEAMTTQQRVTFQTYVEPLEYWIEVRVFPDEDGLSIYSREITDRKDRERALERRSEHLRRLHEITTDETASFDEQLRELLALGRDRLAADAGIVAEFDDGYTVRAADAPDLTVGAGERFDMTGTICAEMSDRAVDTVRTATDVIADAHPVYRDRSVETFVGVPIDASDGVYGAISFAGFDDDSPSVSEHDRTFVRLLAQWIGREVSRRAASQKAQTNERYLRAVIDALPQQVFVKDSGGRYLLANGAAADVYGISPAELEGSTDEEYAKESDHRDFRADDLSVIESGEAKTIPEDTFVDADGEKQTVRTEIQPLETPHGDERRALVVATDITERKRLEQQLDRSRKRLRQLVDLLPQLVFAKGESGEYLFANEGLAQAYGTTVEAIEGATDAELANSETEAEQFRADDREVIESGEPKTIPEETLTYPDGEKRVLETRKIPFEPVESDDRAVLGVATDITGLKETERELRKFEKAVESAGHGIYITDTDATIEYVNSTFEEITGYSADEAIGETPRLIRSDVLGEAYYEEMWNTILSGETWHAEIQDRRKSGEIYYADQTITPIEDDSGEIEAFVAIQRDVTERKRLEQRLRGLHVASQELSVAETVPEIAEIAVDAVEDVLELPAATLWRYDESADELVPTAVSETGERIVDSPPAISRDDSLPWWVFEHREMRVVEDITATEHAEDEPSPLRSSMAVPVGDIGVIAAGSVDVAAFDDIDIDLFQILSGAVEAAMTRAEREQQLRERERELARQNERLDEFASVVAHDLRNPLSIAIGMLDVAHQTGADEHFRKADDALTRIEELIDDILTLARQPGTVTQTSAVSLATVARESWGYVRTGNADLIVDCETSETIEANRDRLAQLLENLFRNAVEHGGEDVTIRIGTTADGFYVADDGVGIPEDARDAVFEHGYTTNDGGTGLGLSIVSDIAAAHGWTPSVTESESGGARFEFHERPT, via the coding sequence ATGTCACAGCGACCCTCCGGCGGCGGGGGATCTTCGACGTATCACGTTCTCTATGCTGATCGTGACGGCGACTTTGCGGGGTTTCTGGGGGACCGACTGGAGCGCGAAGACCGTCGACTCGAAGTGCGGACCGTCGACACGGCACAGGAAGCGACCGAGAGTCTCGACGCTGTCGACTGTGTCGTCGTCGGGTCACGGCTCAGGGGGATCGACCCGATCGAGACGATCGAGCGGGTCCGCGAACGGGCGCCCGATCTTCCGGTCGTGTTGTTCACGGCGCGGGGCAGCGAGTCGCTTGCGAGCGACGCTATCTCGGCGGGCGTGAGCGACTACGTCGTCCGCGAACCCGGCGTCGAGCAGTACCGCATCCTGGCGACCCGACTGGTCAACCTCGCGGAAGGATACCGCGCCGAGCGGCGAGCCACGGCAGCGACCGAACGACTCGCAGCCGTCTACGAGCGGATCGACGACGCCTTCTACGCTGTCGACGACGAGTGGCGCGTCACCTACTGGAACGAGCGAATGGCAGATCGAACCGGTGTGTCGGCTGCGGATATCGTCGGTGACGTCGTATGGGACGTGTTTCCCGAAATGGTCGACTCCGAGGCCTACGAGCGGTATCACGAGGCGATGACGACCCAACAGCGGGTCACTTTCCAGACCTACGTCGAACCGCTGGAGTACTGGATCGAGGTCCGTGTCTTCCCCGACGAGGACGGCCTCTCGATTTACTCGCGGGAGATCACCGACCGGAAAGACCGCGAGCGAGCGCTTGAACGACGGTCCGAGCATCTCCGGCGCTTACACGAGATAACGACCGACGAAACGGCGTCTTTCGACGAGCAGCTGCGGGAGCTGCTTGCGCTCGGTCGGGACCGACTGGCAGCAGACGCCGGAATCGTCGCGGAGTTCGACGACGGATATACCGTCCGCGCGGCCGATGCGCCGGACCTGACCGTTGGGGCCGGTGAACGATTCGATATGACCGGCACGATCTGTGCAGAGATGTCGGACAGAGCGGTAGATACCGTCAGGACCGCCACGGATGTCATCGCTGACGCGCATCCGGTCTACCGTGACCGGTCGGTCGAGACGTTCGTCGGTGTTCCGATCGACGCGTCGGACGGTGTGTACGGCGCGATCAGCTTTGCCGGGTTCGACGACGACAGCCCGTCCGTCTCCGAGCACGATCGCACCTTCGTGCGGCTGCTCGCGCAGTGGATCGGCCGGGAAGTAAGTCGACGGGCCGCCAGTCAGAAGGCCCAGACGAACGAACGCTACCTCCGGGCAGTCATCGACGCCCTGCCCCAGCAGGTGTTCGTCAAGGACAGCGGCGGCCGCTATCTCCTCGCGAACGGAGCTGCTGCAGATGTCTACGGCATCTCACCAGCAGAGCTCGAGGGATCGACTGACGAAGAGTATGCCAAAGAGAGCGATCATCGAGACTTCCGGGCTGACGACTTGTCAGTGATCGAGTCGGGCGAGGCGAAGACGATCCCCGAAGACACGTTCGTCGACGCCGACGGCGAGAAACAGACTGTCCGGACGGAGATACAGCCCCTTGAGACGCCACACGGAGACGAGCGTCGGGCCCTCGTCGTCGCGACTGACATCACCGAGCGCAAGCGGCTGGAGCAACAGTTAGACCGAAGCCGGAAGCGACTCCGCCAGCTCGTTGACCTGCTCCCGCAACTGGTGTTCGCCAAAGGCGAGTCCGGCGAGTACCTGTTCGCAAACGAGGGCCTCGCGCAAGCCTACGGGACCACAGTCGAGGCGATCGAAGGGGCCACCGACGCCGAACTGGCCAACTCCGAGACTGAGGCCGAACAGTTCCGGGCCGACGACCGCGAGGTGATCGAATCGGGCGAGCCCAAGACGATCCCCGAGGAGACGCTCACGTATCCAGATGGCGAGAAACGCGTCTTGGAGACGCGCAAGATTCCGTTCGAGCCGGTCGAGTCAGACGACCGGGCAGTCCTGGGCGTTGCGACTGACATCACGGGGCTGAAAGAGACCGAGCGCGAACTGCGCAAGTTCGAGAAAGCTGTCGAGTCTGCCGGCCACGGGATCTACATTACCGATACCGACGCGACGATCGAGTACGTGAACTCGACGTTCGAGGAGATAACCGGCTACAGTGCCGACGAGGCGATCGGTGAGACACCGCGGCTGATCCGCTCGGACGTGCTGGGCGAAGCGTACTACGAGGAGATGTGGAACACGATCCTTTCGGGTGAGACGTGGCACGCCGAAATTCAGGACCGTCGCAAGTCCGGTGAGATCTACTACGCCGACCAGACGATCACGCCCATCGAAGACGATAGCGGCGAAATCGAAGCGTTCGTGGCCATCCAGCGCGACGTGACCGAGCGCAAGCGCCTCGAACAGCGACTCCGCGGCCTTCACGTGGCCAGTCAGGAGCTATCCGTCGCGGAGACAGTCCCCGAGATAGCCGAAATCGCAGTCGATGCAGTCGAAGACGTTCTCGAGTTGCCGGCCGCCACGCTGTGGCGCTACGACGAATCTGCGGACGAACTCGTCCCGACCGCAGTCTCCGAGACCGGCGAACGCATCGTCGATTCCCCGCCCGCGATCAGCCGGGACGACAGCCTCCCGTGGTGGGTCTTCGAGCACAGGGAGATGCGGGTCGTCGAGGACATCACGGCGACCGAACACGCCGAAGACGAGCCGTCGCCGCTCCGGTCGAGTATGGCGGTTCCGGTCGGCGATATCGGCGTCATCGCCGCCGGATCGGTGGACGTCGCCGCTTTCGACGACATCGATATCGATCTCTTTCAGATACTCAGCGGGGCCGTCGAGGCCGCGATGACCCGAGCGGAGCGCGAACAGCAACTCCGCGAGCGCGAGCGCGAACTGGCTCGTCAGAACGAACGGCTCGACGAGTTCGCCAGCGTCGTCGCCCACGACCTCCGCAATCCGCTTTCGATCGCCATCGGGATGCTCGATGTCGCTCACCAGACCGGCGCGGACGAACACTTCCGGAAGGCCGACGACGCGCTGACCCGGATCGAAGAACTGATCGACGACATCCTGACGCTGGCTCGACAGCCCGGAACGGTAACCCAGACGAGCGCGGTCTCGCTGGCGACCGTCGCTCGCGAGAGCTGGGGGTACGTCCGGACCGGCAACGCCGACCTGATCGTCGACTGCGAGACCAGCGAGACGATCGAAGCGAACCGCGATCGGCTGGCTCAGTTACTCGAGAATCTCTTCCGCAATGCTGTCGAACACGGCGGCGAAGACGTGACCATCCGGATCGGGACCACGGCGGACGGCTTCTACGTCGCCGACGACGGTGTCGGCATCCCCGAAGACGCACGTGACGCCGTCTTCGAACACGGCTACACGACCAACGACGGCGGAACTGGGCTCGGCCTCTCTATCGTCTCGGACATCGCGGCGGCCCATGGCTGGACCCCGTCTGTGACCGAGAGCGAGTCCGGCGGCGCACGCTTCGAATTCCACGAACGACCGACCTGA
- a CDS encoding DUF2391 family protein, whose translation MSTGDSDAPDIGDVFDRLEELAETVDSEAEREQVEAAMAVASEASRSDTAFGRVIWGFDRADATEALLGALLFGIPMAVEGGTGEIGAFLATRPLVLVGTALSALAITVGVLYVAEIQDVRVRRRLFGIVPIRLAGVLAISFLLAVVLLTAWGRVDWERPAVALANVVVAFVPMSIGAALGDILPGS comes from the coding sequence ATGAGTACTGGAGACTCCGACGCCCCCGATATCGGGGACGTCTTCGACCGGCTCGAGGAACTGGCCGAGACAGTTGACTCCGAAGCGGAGCGCGAACAGGTCGAGGCGGCGATGGCGGTCGCTTCGGAGGCGTCCCGGTCTGACACCGCGTTCGGACGCGTCATCTGGGGATTCGACCGCGCCGACGCAACGGAAGCGCTGCTCGGTGCGCTGCTGTTCGGGATCCCGATGGCTGTCGAGGGTGGGACAGGCGAGATCGGCGCGTTCCTCGCGACTCGTCCGCTGGTGCTGGTGGGCACTGCCCTGTCCGCGCTGGCGATCACAGTCGGCGTGTTGTACGTCGCGGAAATCCAGGACGTTCGTGTCAGGCGTCGGCTGTTCGGAATCGTTCCCATTCGACTCGCCGGCGTCCTCGCGATCTCGTTTCTGCTTGCGGTCGTGTTGCTGACCGCGTGGGGGCGCGTCGACTGGGAGCGGCCGGCCGTCGCGCTCGCGAACGTCGTGGTCGCGTTCGTCCCGATGTCGATCGGTGCGGCTCTCGGCGATATCCTCCCGGGAAGCTAG
- a CDS encoding 30S ribosomal protein S24e, with product MDVDIIEETENPMLHRTDIRFEMTHEDATPSRLSVRDSLAAKLNKDAEEVVVHKLDTKFGMRKTVGYAKVYDDAEAALEVEQEHMLERNKIAADGEETAAEEA from the coding sequence ATGGACGTCGACATTATCGAAGAGACGGAAAACCCCATGTTGCACAGGACGGATATCCGGTTCGAGATGACCCACGAGGACGCGACGCCCTCGCGGCTGTCGGTCCGGGACTCGCTCGCGGCCAAGCTGAACAAGGACGCCGAAGAGGTCGTCGTCCACAAGCTCGACACGAAGTTCGGCATGCGAAAGACCGTCGGCTACGCCAAGGTCTACGACGACGCCGAGGCCGCCCTCGAGGTCGAACAGGAGCACATGCTCGAGCGGAACAAGATCGCCGCAGACGGCGAGGAAACCGCTGCGGAGGAGGCATAG
- a CDS encoding transcription initiation factor IIB translates to MERSSRQRERVATDEDTTEQDEREQCPECGSTSLIASADGGELVCDDCGLVVEEGTIDRGPEWRAFNHGERQEKSRVGAPTTKTMHDKGLTTTIDWKDKDAYGRSISSKKRSQMHRLRRWQERIRTKDAGERNLQFALSEVDRMASALGVPRSVREVASVIYRRALDDDLIRGRSIEGVATAALYAACRQEDIPRSLEEVSDVSRVEQKEIGRTYRYIAQELGLKMKPVDPKKYVPRFCSSLELTEEVQSKANEIIDVTAEQGLLSGKSPTGYAAAAIYAASLLCNEKKTQREVADVAQVTEVTIRNRYQEQIEAMGL, encoded by the coding sequence ATGGAACGTTCCAGTCGGCAGCGTGAGCGAGTGGCCACCGACGAGGACACGACGGAACAGGACGAACGCGAGCAGTGTCCGGAGTGTGGCTCGACGTCGCTGATCGCGAGCGCGGACGGGGGCGAACTGGTGTGTGACGACTGCGGGCTGGTGGTGGAGGAAGGAACGATCGATCGGGGGCCCGAGTGGCGGGCGTTCAATCACGGCGAGCGTCAGGAGAAATCCCGGGTCGGCGCGCCGACGACGAAGACGATGCACGACAAGGGACTGACGACGACGATCGACTGGAAAGACAAGGACGCCTACGGTCGGTCGATCTCCTCGAAAAAGCGCAGCCAGATGCACCGACTGCGTCGCTGGCAGGAGCGGATCCGGACGAAAGACGCGGGCGAGCGCAACCTGCAGTTTGCCCTCTCTGAAGTCGACCGTATGGCCTCGGCGCTGGGCGTCCCGCGCTCGGTCCGGGAGGTCGCGTCGGTGATCTACCGACGCGCGCTGGACGACGATCTCATCCGCGGCCGGTCGATCGAGGGCGTCGCCACCGCGGCGCTGTATGCCGCCTGTCGACAGGAGGACATCCCGCGCAGTCTCGAGGAGGTCTCGGACGTCTCGCGGGTCGAACAGAAAGAGATCGGCCGGACGTATCGCTACATCGCACAGGAGCTCGGGCTGAAGATGAAGCCGGTCGATCCCAAGAAGTACGTCCCGCGATTTTGCTCCTCGCTCGAACTAACCGAAGAGGTCCAGTCGAAGGCCAACGAGATCATCGACGTGACCGCCGAGCAGGGGCTGCTCTCGGGCAAATCGCCGACCGGCTACGCCGCCGCCGCGATCTACGCCGCCTCGCTGCTCTGCAACGAGAAGAAGACCCAGCGCGAGGTCGCCGACGTCGCGCAGGTCACCGAAGTCACCATTCGAAACCGCTATCAGGAACAGATCGAAGCGATGGGACTGTGA
- a CDS encoding Hsp20/alpha crystallin family protein, with amino-acid sequence MSTRSNPFEELERLFERMSRQLEESSRKWEPEGALSRWAGFEEMAIDLVERGDEFAVTVDLPGFERDDVEIEVTDHTLHIDAEREEATEEEAAQYLRRERRHESMHRSIQLPDEVDKTSVKARMKNGVLTVTLPKLEVEEPRTIEIE; translated from the coding sequence ATGAGCACACGCAGCAACCCCTTTGAGGAGCTCGAACGGCTTTTCGAGCGGATGAGCCGGCAACTTGAGGAATCGTCGCGGAAGTGGGAGCCGGAGGGAGCACTCAGCCGGTGGGCGGGCTTCGAAGAAATGGCGATCGACCTCGTCGAGCGCGGCGACGAGTTCGCCGTAACGGTCGACCTGCCGGGTTTCGAGCGCGACGATGTCGAGATCGAGGTCACGGATCACACGCTCCACATCGATGCCGAACGCGAGGAAGCCACGGAGGAAGAAGCGGCACAGTACTTGCGCCGTGAGCGCCGCCACGAATCAATGCACAGGTCGATCCAGTTGCCCGACGAAGTCGACAAAACGAGCGTGAAAGCCCGCATGAAAAACGGCGTCCTGACGGTCACGCTCCCGAAGCTCGAGGTCGAAGAGCCGCGCACGATCGAGATCGAGTAG
- a CDS encoding DUF7577 domain-containing protein, whose amino-acid sequence MPGAWIWILVYVLAFALFQVLLYRYLQGQERPPLDQATPDYGDTERARPRTAVAGVETDDGEMIRCPRCGAYNERDPAYTYCKECVQRLQ is encoded by the coding sequence ATGCCGGGAGCCTGGATCTGGATCCTGGTGTACGTGCTGGCGTTCGCCCTGTTCCAGGTGCTGCTCTATCGCTATCTCCAGGGTCAGGAGCGCCCGCCGCTCGATCAGGCGACGCCGGACTACGGTGACACCGAACGAGCGCGCCCCCGGACTGCCGTCGCCGGCGTCGAGACCGACGACGGGGAGATGATTCGCTGTCCTCGGTGTGGGGCCTACAACGAGCGCGACCCGGCCTACACCTACTGCAAGGAGTGCGTCCAGCGGCTGCAGTGA
- the ppcA gene encoding phosphoenolpyruvate carboxylase — protein sequence MPDPPRVLSTQHPDNATVPFFAEGEVIEGEDEIQEAYYAYSHLGADEQMWDFEGKEGDEYAVKKLLSRFDQYFLDSKLGEDVRLTVRGPNPDVEKAEAKVLLEILESIPRSYDAAELFYDEHDEGVVPPIFEVIIPMVTDADQLNAVHDYYEQFVVAKGDEELLDGRTVSEWVGDFRPNSINVIPLIEDREHMLAADEIIRGYVEGRDVDAQRVFLARSDPALNYGSLSADLINKVSMQRLYDMAEEEGIDIYPMLGAGSAPFRGNLSPTTVEATLDAWPEVETFTVQSAFKYDYPVETVQGAIETLRSAPESRHEERIDEERALAVVDAVEEVYAEQVEQVAPLVNRIAEYTPKRRARKLHVGLFGYSREVGETQLPRAITYTATLYSIGFPPTLMGLAGLSEEDIEFVEEAFPRFFETLADAARYYNPRSQLVLPLDEDRATAGLDLVDVDPDPQHRSATDDVIDALNREDADAVRAGIVRAAQIRQFLG from the coding sequence ATGCCGGACCCACCGCGCGTACTCAGCACGCAACATCCAGACAACGCGACGGTTCCGTTCTTCGCGGAGGGCGAAGTGATCGAAGGCGAAGACGAGATTCAGGAGGCCTATTACGCGTACTCGCACCTCGGCGCGGACGAACAGATGTGGGACTTCGAGGGGAAGGAGGGCGACGAGTACGCGGTCAAGAAACTGCTGTCGCGGTTCGATCAGTACTTTCTGGACTCGAAACTGGGCGAGGACGTCCGCCTGACGGTCCGCGGTCCGAATCCGGACGTCGAGAAGGCCGAGGCGAAGGTCCTGCTGGAGATCCTCGAGAGCATCCCGCGGTCGTACGACGCGGCGGAGCTGTTCTACGACGAGCACGACGAAGGCGTCGTGCCGCCGATCTTCGAGGTCATCATCCCGATGGTGACCGACGCTGACCAGCTCAACGCCGTCCACGACTACTACGAGCAGTTCGTCGTCGCCAAGGGCGACGAGGAGCTGCTGGACGGGCGAACGGTCTCGGAGTGGGTCGGCGACTTCCGGCCGAACTCGATCAACGTCATCCCGCTGATCGAGGACCGCGAGCACATGCTCGCCGCCGACGAGATTATCCGGGGCTACGTCGAGGGTCGTGACGTCGACGCCCAGCGGGTCTTCCTGGCGCGTTCCGACCCGGCGCTCAACTACGGGTCGCTGTCGGCGGACCTGATCAACAAGGTCTCCATGCAGCGACTGTACGACATGGCCGAGGAGGAAGGCATCGACATCTACCCGATGCTCGGGGCCGGTTCGGCACCGTTCCGGGGCAACCTCTCGCCGACGACCGTCGAGGCGACGCTCGACGCGTGGCCGGAGGTCGAGACGTTCACCGTCCAGTCGGCGTTCAAGTACGATTACCCGGTCGAGACGGTTCAGGGGGCCATCGAGACGCTGCGGTCGGCCCCGGAGAGCCGACACGAGGAGCGCATCGACGAGGAGCGCGCCCTGGCGGTCGTCGACGCCGTCGAGGAGGTCTACGCCGAGCAGGTCGAGCAGGTCGCGCCGCTGGTCAACCGGATCGCCGAGTACACGCCCAAGCGGCGGGCCCGCAAGCTCCACGTCGGGCTGTTCGGCTACTCCCGGGAGGTCGGCGAGACCCAGCTCCCGCGGGCGATTACCTACACTGCGACGCTGTACAGCATCGGCTTCCCGCCGACGCTGATGGGGCTTGCCGGCCTCTCGGAGGAAGACATCGAGTTCGTCGAGGAGGCGTTCCCGCGGTTCTTCGAGACGCTTGCGGACGCGGCCCGATATTATAACCCCCGGTCGCAACTGGTCTTGCCGCTGGACGAGGACCGCGCGACCGCCGGCCTGGATCTGGTCGACGTCGATCCCGACCCCCAGCACCGGTCGGCGACCGACGACGTCATCGACGCGCTGAACCGCGAGGACGCCGACGCCGTGCGTGCCGGAATCGTCCGGGCCGCCCAGATCCGGCAGTTCCTCGGGTAG